The Brassica napus cultivar Da-Ae chromosome C1, Da-Ae, whole genome shotgun sequence DNA segment TTAGCCAAGAAATTCGTGAGTATATTTGGCCGCAGGGTTGGAGGTCCAtaactcaatatgttcgatcagattgtggccgatggtaaagaaagACCAACTATCATGGGGTAAGCCGTAGGCGCGTGTAGTCAAGGTCCATTCGATCAGAGTATAGGATGATCGACGGCTAAGTAACATATTCTACCTAAGTTTTCTTCACCAACGAGTTCTAGAAGACGAGAGGGGTCCAAGTACTTCATGTTCATTCAAGTGACAGTTCAGAAGATCTATTCATCAAGTTACTTCCAACATCAACCTTTCAGTGAAGTTCAAATCAcggggagtaatacgtgttgtactctttttccttatcaatggttttgtcccactgggttttcctggaaaggttttgATGAGAcaacatccaaagcgtattTCGAGCTCTTATGGTTATAACattcaagggggagtgttatgaaccgaTTTGTGAATGTCATAACCAAATAGACATATTTTCTTTCTACGTAGACAGTTTCATTTTCTTTGTATGTCTAGGATTTTCTTTTCCTAATCACTTTAGGATTTgtatactttccatttatctatgacggtctATTGTAAttccttatatatataaagggctccaTAATTATGACATATAAACAATCTCTTTCTCCCATTTATTTATAACATTTAGGGGGTTTTGAAAGAGGtatgaaaaaaatacaattttaagaTTTTGATGATTGGTTGGAAtgtagtttaaaattttgtgcAGCACAAAGTACAATTTTGTCCGTATAACTTTCTCAGAGATGTAACTGTTGTAGctgtataataaaatattattttagtaagtAGGGATTTTATagccaaattttatttttatggttgcaattttttaaaaataacttatatcATAATTGACAATTTTAAAGATTATTGATAGGACTACGTACAATGGAGTAGTTGAAACTCTTATTCGACAATTGAAATCATTGTAAAAGATagctgaatttttttaaatgcatattTGGATTAAACGGAGTTGAAAAATTCAATTAGACACATGTcattttcaaaatgtttttgatatttttatttttttcataattactGAAATCAGTAATctgattattaattaaataattggtttttgatatttttattttttaaatagagcGTAAAAGTTGAATGTATGTTGAATGATGAtttaggagaaaaaaaaaagataacctGGAAAGTTAAAAACTTGAAATACAAAAAAAGTGTTGAATGTTGTAACGGTACATAGTCTGATAGTTAAAGCTAGAAAATAACTACAGTTAATAACTTTGTGTGTTCATATACAATAAATGTTATTTCACTCATATTTTTGGCATCCATCTTAATTTCACTCTTTTTGGCATCTatcttagttttatttattgtatcAATAAATGTTAGTTTCGTTTGCATCCAAAACTTGTGAGGACTCCAAACGTGATAGTTGAGTTTTTCTATGTAACTGCttgtaaatttattattttattatgaacATTAACATTAGGGGTTTTAAATTAATCTATAGTTTCTTATGAATTTGAAATTTCGGAATATGTTTATTTTCTTCTAGATAATCAAATTATGTCTATAAACATCGATTCTATTAGGATAACCAATACCATTGCTCAATATTTCAAATCTGAACATGTTATAttcaaaaagatttttttttcttttgttattactgattatttacaaaaaaatatgagaaGATGATATTTAAAAATTGCGAGCTTACTAAAAAAATCATTGACCAAAAAGTAAGTCTCTGCCGAATTAACTAGAACCCGTTGGGTCAATTTTTACGTTTTAGTCAAAGGTCTTAAATTAAAAACCAtaacttttgtttctttctcagCCTCCTCGACCTTGTACCCGTATAAAACGTTTATCTATCCTCCTTCGCAATCAGTCAGCTCTGTATTCCTCTCTCTTATTATTTCTCTTGTTGGTAAAAATGGAAGTGAGAGGTCCAGTGATGTGCGTGTTGTTGATGTGTTACATCTTTGGTCATATAATAACAAGTCATAACAGTTGCTTTATCGAAGCCGGGAGCTCGTCTAAATACGGAGATCTTGAAATCGAGAAGAAGTTAAGGACAATTAACAAACCCGCCGTCAAGATCATCAAGGTTAATTCATAATCTTTTCGTACTTACATATACAAGCATACAgctaaattttatataatgaaCTCTATATTTATGGTTGGAAACGATAGACTATTCATGGAGAAAAATACGGATGCGTGGATTTCTTCAAGCAACCAGCATTTGATCACCCTTCTATGAAAAATCACACATACCATTACAAGGTACAACTTTGGATCCATCCGCTATAAATGTAAATTCTTTGAAAATTGTACATTtgaagaaaaatacaataatcCTTTTATGTCATGTCTTAGATGCGTCCGATATCCCATCCCgatgaaaagagaaaaagagagacaaaCAACACTGGATTTGGTTACTTATGGGAGAATGGTGTGGGTTGTCCCATTGGTACGGTCCCTATACGAAGAATCACCAAAGACGATATCTTGGGATTAAACTCGTTAGAGGATATATATACACCTCGTAGTTCTTACAACACTACTACCTACGGTACTAGTGACCCGTATTACGACCAACATCATGTAAGTTACTTCTTCTAGTTAAATAACCTAATTACCGAATGAATgtttgatgtatatatatatatatatgtatatttataataagTAGTATGTTTGGATACTGAGTGAAAATAATTTGGATTAGTTTGCGGTGGGTCGGACACCGAACAAAGGAATGGTCTTCAATGGAGCAACAATGGAACTGTGTATAACCGCCCCTAAGGTTAAGCCTAGCCAATTCAGTAGTGCTCGGCTTCACATTCAGATGGGAGACGATTTCATACAAATGGGTATAACTGTAAGTTATTTACTTTTCCACTATATAGTACGTACACTACAAGCCCCAGTTACTAAGCTATTTGTATTTTGTActttgataaataattttaaaacacactatatatgtataatgtattCAGGTAAATCCATTACTGTACAAGGATGACCAACCTCGGCTTTTCGTCTATACAAAAGTAAGACCGAGGCCACGTACGGCCAGCCCTTGTTATAGTAAATTCTCGTTCATATATATGTGACGTGACAAATATGTATATCGATGAGACAGGCCGGTGGACAACAATGCTACAATCACCAATGTGACGTAGGAATGATAAGTGTTCGTGAAGATTATCCAATGGGCATGTCAATGCTGCCAGCTTCTGAACGTGGTGCTAAGACAAGTTATTTCAGCTCATTCGGCTTAATCAAGGTTGGCTTCATTCTTAGATTATGCTTCTGTGTATTTATTACATTATTCATTCTCATTAACTTGTTGTTAGCTGTCAATACGATTCATAATTCAGTCTGTATAGTTACTCTGTCTACTAATCATTTTGTTGGCACCAGGACAAAGCAAATGGGAACTGGTGGTTTGAGTTTGGTACAGACGCAGAAGAAATTGGTTTCTGGCCGTCGAATTTGTTTCGCCAAAGCTCTGGAAACTACGTCGAGTGGGGAGGAGAAGTGT contains these protein-coding regions:
- the BNAC01G22560D gene encoding uncharacterized protein BNAC01G22560D; the encoded protein is MEVRGPVMCVLLMCYIFGHIITSHNSCFIEAGSSSKYGDLEIEKKLRTINKPAVKIIKTIHGEKYGCVDFFKQPAFDHPSMKNHTYHYKMRPISHPDEKRKRETNNTGFGYLWENGVGCPIGTVPIRRITKDDILGLNSLEDIYTPRSSYNTTTYGTSDPYYDQHHFAVGRTPNKGMVFNGATMELCITAPKVKPSQFSSARLHIQMGDDFIQMGITVNPLLYKDDQPRLFVYTKAGGQQCYNHQCDVGMISVREDYPMGMSMLPASERGAKTSYFSSFGLIKDKANGNWWFEFGTDAEEIGFWPSNLFRQSSGNYVEWGGEVFTASLPGPQMGYGIFPFEHIRYDAYVKRVAILDDNYNFDTKVDYMESFSDDNAGYKVIDFVKSEFQEAGHIIFYGGPGLDH